In the genome of Terribacillus sp. FSL K6-0262, one region contains:
- a CDS encoding type 1 glutamine amidotransferase domain-containing protein — protein MELTGKKILSFVSDDFEDLELWYPVLRLREAGAEVRLAGEAANMVYKGKYGVPATSDAAFEEVIPDEYDALLVPGGWSPDKLRRFHSVLEITRHFHSHKKPIGQICHAGWVLISAGILKGVNVTSTPGIKDDMTNAGAIWHDEAVVVDGHIVSSRRPPDLPDYLRELIKVIQTQ, from the coding sequence ATGGAGCTTACCGGTAAAAAGATACTTTCTTTTGTAAGTGATGATTTTGAAGATTTGGAGTTATGGTATCCCGTCCTGAGACTGCGCGAGGCTGGTGCGGAAGTCCGTTTGGCAGGGGAAGCTGCCAATATGGTGTACAAAGGGAAATATGGTGTTCCGGCCACGTCGGATGCAGCGTTCGAGGAAGTCATTCCGGATGAGTATGATGCATTGCTCGTACCAGGAGGCTGGTCGCCGGATAAACTGCGCCGTTTCCATAGTGTTTTGGAAATCACCCGTCATTTTCACAGCCACAAAAAACCGATCGGGCAAATATGCCATGCGGGCTGGGTGTTGATCTCTGCCGGTATACTGAAAGGTGTGAACGTGACGAGCACCCCCGGAATCAAAGATGACATGACGAATGCCGGCGCCATCTGGCATGATGAAGCAGTCGTCGTCGATGGCCATATCGTGAGCAGCCGCCGTCCGCCTGATTTGCCCGACTATCTCCGGGAACTGATCAAGGTCATACAGACCCAATAA
- a CDS encoding YitT family protein, whose amino-acid sequence MLRLRLKNILFILLGAAIFSFGIVHFNIANKLGEGGFTGITLILLFEFDWDPAITNLVLNIPLFLIGWKFLGRTTFAYTIIGTVAVSLFLRLFQTYSLHIDLGNDLLIASLLAGVFIGVGLGIIFRYGGTTGGVDIIARLANKYAGWTMGRTMFMFDAIVIVTSVLTYLDLIRGMYTLVAVFVGARVIDFIQEGAYSARGATIISTQSAAIANQILKQMDRGVTVLDGRGSFTGEKRDVLYCVVARNEIVKLKAIITSVDPHAFVALSEVHDVMGEGFTLDENKKPYHTD is encoded by the coding sequence ATGTTAAGACTGCGTTTGAAGAACATCCTGTTCATCCTGTTGGGTGCAGCCATCTTTTCATTCGGCATTGTCCATTTCAATATTGCGAATAAACTCGGGGAAGGCGGATTCACCGGGATTACGCTCATTTTACTATTCGAATTTGACTGGGATCCGGCTATTACGAACCTGGTGCTGAACATCCCGCTGTTTTTGATCGGCTGGAAATTCCTCGGCCGGACGACATTTGCTTATACGATCATCGGGACAGTGGCTGTTTCCCTCTTCCTCCGCTTATTCCAAACGTATTCCCTCCATATTGATTTAGGGAATGATTTGCTGATTGCCTCGCTATTAGCCGGGGTATTCATCGGTGTCGGGCTCGGGATCATTTTCCGTTATGGCGGTACCACGGGCGGAGTCGACATCATTGCCCGGCTGGCCAATAAGTATGCCGGCTGGACGATGGGGCGGACGATGTTCATGTTCGATGCAATCGTCATCGTCACCTCCGTACTCACCTATCTTGATCTGATTCGGGGTATGTATACTCTGGTCGCTGTCTTTGTCGGCGCCAGAGTCATCGATTTCATCCAGGAAGGCGCCTACTCGGCAAGAGGTGCGACCATCATCTCCACGCAAAGCGCCGCCATCGCCAATCAAATTTTAAAACAGATGGACCGGGGTGTCACCGTCCTTGACGGCAGGGGCAGTTTCACCGGTGAAAAGAGGGATGTCCTCTATTGTGTCGTCGCCCGGAACGAAATCGTCAAACTCAAAGCAATCATCACCTCGGTCGACCCGCATGCTTTTGTGGCACTCAGTGAGGTGCACGATGTGATGGGCGAAGGTTTTACACTCGATGAAAATAAAAAGCCCTATCACACAGATTAG
- a CDS encoding nucleotide pyrophosphohydrolase, which translates to MSTVYTTKEIQERVDAYISQFKEGYFSPLSMLARMTEEVGELAREVNHTYGEKPKKASEADNTVTDELGDIIFVLTSFANSLDIDLSEAFEKSMTKFETRDKDRWTKKTQEDLQND; encoded by the coding sequence ATGAGTACAGTATATACGACCAAGGAAATACAAGAGCGGGTCGACGCTTATATTTCCCAATTCAAAGAAGGTTATTTCTCACCGCTCAGCATGCTTGCCCGCATGACCGAAGAAGTGGGGGAGCTGGCCAGGGAAGTGAATCATACATATGGCGAAAAGCCAAAGAAAGCAAGTGAAGCGGACAATACGGTGACGGATGAACTCGGAGATATCATCTTTGTACTGACCAGCTTTGCCAACTCCCTTGATATCGACCTGTCTGAAGCATTCGAGAAATCGATGACGAAGTTCGAAACAAGGGACAAAGACAGATGGACGAAGAAGACACAGGAGGATTTACAGAATGACTAA
- the dapB gene encoding 4-hydroxy-tetrahydrodipicolinate reductase: MTKDTIRIIVAGPRGRMGSEALQLIERTAHFELVGAIDRRNGGKRIADIDGLTASDAVIYEDAAACLREVDADVLIDLTVPETGYKHMKLAIEHGVRPVVGTSGFTEGQVQELQQLSEEKGIGAIIAPNFAIGAVLMMQFAKQAAKYFPTVEIIEKHHDQKLDAPSGTAVKTAQLIQEVRKPAKQGHPDEKETIPGARGADIDGMRIHSVRLPGLVAHQEVIFGAPGEQFTVKHDSFNRASFMSGVELAVERVMKMDILAYGLENILE, translated from the coding sequence ATGACTAAAGATACTATTAGGATCATCGTGGCTGGACCAAGAGGCCGGATGGGCTCGGAAGCATTGCAGCTTATAGAGCGGACGGCTCATTTTGAGCTTGTCGGAGCTATCGACCGAAGAAATGGAGGCAAGCGCATTGCCGATATCGACGGTTTGACAGCAAGCGATGCCGTCATCTATGAGGATGCTGCGGCGTGCCTGCGTGAGGTCGATGCGGATGTGCTGATCGACTTGACTGTACCGGAGACAGGCTACAAACATATGAAGCTTGCCATCGAACATGGCGTACGTCCCGTAGTCGGTACTTCCGGGTTCACCGAAGGACAAGTGCAAGAGCTGCAGCAGCTAAGTGAAGAGAAGGGGATCGGAGCGATCATCGCACCTAACTTTGCAATCGGAGCAGTGCTCATGATGCAATTTGCCAAGCAGGCAGCCAAATACTTCCCGACAGTGGAAATCATCGAAAAGCATCATGACCAGAAGCTTGACGCACCGAGCGGCACCGCAGTGAAAACGGCACAGCTCATTCAGGAAGTACGGAAACCGGCCAAACAAGGACATCCGGATGAGAAAGAGACGATCCCTGGGGCACGGGGGGCGGATATCGATGGCATGCGGATCCATAGTGTACGTCTTCCAGGACTTGTTGCACACCAGGAAGTCATTTTCGGTGCACCTGGGGAGCAATTCACTGTCAAGCATGATTCTTTCAACCGTGCGTCGTTTATGTCTGGTGTAGAGCTTGCGGTGGAGCGTGTCATGAAGATGGACATACTGGCATACGGTTTAGAAAATATACTGGAATGA
- the mgsA gene encoding methylglyoxal synthase, with protein MHIALIAHDKKKPEMVRFTIAYKEMLKKHTLYATGTTGTRIKEATGLPVELFQSGPLGGDQQIGARIATNQMDLIIFFRDPLTAQPHEPDVSALMRLCDVHRIPLATNLAAAEIFIRGLDRGDFDWRQIIRDREPEL; from the coding sequence ATGCATATTGCTTTAATTGCCCACGACAAGAAAAAACCTGAAATGGTCCGATTCACGATTGCATATAAGGAAATGCTGAAAAAACACACCCTGTATGCTACAGGGACAACCGGCACACGCATCAAGGAAGCCACAGGCTTACCGGTGGAATTGTTCCAGTCCGGCCCGCTTGGAGGGGATCAGCAGATCGGTGCCCGTATTGCAACGAATCAAATGGATCTGATCATCTTCTTCCGGGATCCGCTGACAGCACAGCCGCATGAACCTGATGTAAGTGCGCTTATGAGATTATGTGATGTGCATCGCATTCCGCTTGCCACCAATCTGGCAGCAGCCGAAATATTCATCCGCGGATTGGACCGGGGCGATTTCGATTGGCGCCAGATCATCCGGGACCGTGAGCCGGAACTATGA
- the bshA gene encoding N-acetyl-alpha-D-glucosaminyl L-malate synthase BshA, whose product MKKLKIGITCYPTLGGSGVIATELGKKLAKKGHDIHFITSSVPFRLDMLLPNVFFHEVEMSHYPVFQYPPYDLVLANKMAEVIDEEKLDVLHVHYAVPHAICAILAKAIAKHDVKIVTTLHGTDITVLGIDNGLRKMIIHAIEESDVVTAVSESLVKQTREMLDVASPIDVVYNFVDEEVYRPADVGEVREQFGITEDEKVLVHISNFRKVKRVQDVVQVFSYVQEKLPAKLLLIGDGPEYSDILRDVQQRGLEDQVLFLGKRNNVAALLNMADIMLLPSEKESFGLVLLEAMACGVPCIGTDVGGIPEVIVHGKNGFTAQLGDVEQMGDFAMDLLTDERLWQQFSEASIQHAAEAFHSDKIVAQYEAIYEEVLQ is encoded by the coding sequence ATGAAAAAGCTGAAAATCGGAATCACATGTTATCCGACGCTTGGCGGTTCAGGCGTGATTGCGACAGAGCTCGGCAAGAAGCTGGCCAAAAAGGGACACGACATTCATTTCATTACATCCAGTGTCCCTTTCCGGCTCGATATGCTGCTTCCAAATGTATTTTTCCATGAAGTGGAGATGAGTCATTACCCTGTCTTCCAGTACCCGCCATATGACCTTGTATTGGCTAATAAGATGGCAGAGGTAATCGATGAAGAAAAATTGGATGTCTTGCATGTCCATTACGCCGTTCCCCACGCAATTTGCGCGATCTTGGCCAAAGCCATCGCCAAGCATGATGTCAAAATCGTGACGACCTTGCATGGTACGGATATCACAGTACTCGGAATTGATAATGGCTTGCGCAAAATGATCATCCATGCGATCGAGGAAAGCGATGTCGTCACTGCCGTCTCGGAGAGTCTTGTGAAACAGACCAGGGAAATGCTTGACGTGGCAAGTCCGATCGATGTCGTTTATAATTTTGTGGATGAAGAAGTGTACCGGCCGGCTGATGTGGGCGAAGTGAGGGAGCAGTTCGGCATCACAGAAGACGAGAAAGTACTCGTACATATAAGCAATTTCCGTAAAGTCAAGCGTGTACAGGATGTTGTACAGGTTTTTTCGTATGTACAAGAAAAACTGCCCGCAAAATTGCTGCTGATCGGGGACGGCCCCGAGTACTCCGATATTCTGCGGGATGTGCAGCAGCGCGGGCTGGAGGATCAGGTTCTGTTCCTGGGCAAACGTAATAACGTGGCTGCCCTTTTAAATATGGCAGATATCATGCTGCTCCCTTCTGAAAAGGAGAGTTTCGGATTGGTTCTTTTGGAAGCGATGGCTTGCGGTGTACCTTGCATCGGAACGGATGTCGGGGGTATACCTGAGGTGATCGTGCATGGGAAGAACGGCTTTACGGCACAGCTGGGGGATGTGGAGCAAATGGGAGACTTTGCGATGGATCTGTTGACGGATGAAAGGCTTTGGCAGCAGTTTTCCGAAGCATCGATCCAGCATGCAGCCGAAGCCTTCCATTCGGATAAGATTGTTGCGCAATACGAAGCAATTTATGAAGAGGTTTTACAATGA
- a CDS encoding CCA tRNA nucleotidyltransferase — translation MKIFEKAFRVMEQLENHGYEAYLVGGAVRDHLIGKQVGDLDIATSATPSQVMQVFDKVIPIGIEHGTVLVRFEKESFEITTFRTEGAYSDHRHPDNVNFVEDVTADLARRDYTVNAIAMNKDGELVDPFDGRSAIGNKELITVGNAFDRFQEDPLRMMRGVRFVSQLGYRLDDDARKVMEEQRLWLSRIAIERVAIEMDKLCAGKHVKTAVQLLESTNLWEAMPIFHDHPDLMGKVASRIKPLGSLAEWIALCSFLSGRSVMDWVKEWKLSNSIKQDAQNLVQMIQGDFDAWSVYQLPAHLDAGFCRLMEICKDRDVQDELSFLRRKLPIRHTSELAISGGDLISWFPDRKKGSWIRDLLHACEKAVVENRIENEKERLKEWIIREHDA, via the coding sequence ATGAAAATATTCGAAAAAGCATTCCGGGTCATGGAGCAGCTTGAGAACCATGGCTATGAAGCATATCTGGTCGGAGGCGCGGTGCGCGATCATCTCATCGGAAAACAGGTCGGGGACTTGGATATTGCAACATCGGCTACACCCAGCCAGGTGATGCAAGTCTTCGATAAAGTCATCCCGATTGGTATCGAACACGGAACCGTACTCGTTCGATTTGAGAAGGAGAGTTTTGAAATCACGACTTTCCGGACAGAGGGTGCATATTCCGATCATCGTCATCCCGACAATGTGAACTTCGTTGAGGATGTCACAGCGGATCTTGCACGGCGTGATTATACGGTCAATGCAATTGCGATGAACAAAGACGGAGAATTGGTGGATCCATTTGATGGAAGGAGCGCTATCGGGAATAAAGAGCTGATCACTGTCGGCAACGCCTTCGACCGTTTTCAGGAGGATCCTTTGCGGATGATGCGCGGGGTGCGATTTGTTTCCCAGCTGGGGTACAGGCTGGATGACGACGCCCGCAAAGTAATGGAGGAGCAGCGTTTGTGGCTGTCACGCATAGCGATCGAGCGTGTGGCGATCGAGATGGATAAATTATGCGCCGGTAAACATGTGAAAACGGCGGTACAGCTCCTCGAATCAACCAATTTATGGGAAGCAATGCCGATCTTCCATGATCATCCTGACCTGATGGGCAAAGTGGCGTCAAGGATCAAGCCTCTGGGAAGTCTGGCAGAATGGATAGCCCTTTGTTCTTTTTTGAGCGGCAGGTCCGTCATGGATTGGGTGAAAGAATGGAAGCTCTCCAACAGCATCAAACAAGATGCTCAAAACCTCGTACAGATGATTCAGGGCGATTTCGATGCATGGTCTGTTTACCAGCTGCCGGCGCATCTTGATGCCGGCTTTTGCCGTTTAATGGAGATCTGCAAGGATAGAGATGTGCAGGATGAACTTTCTTTCCTCAGGAGAAAGCTGCCTATCCGTCATACCTCGGAGCTTGCTATATCCGGCGGGGATTTGATCAGCTGGTTCCCTGATAGGAAAAAAGGAAGCTGGATCCGTGATCTATTGCATGCTTGTGAAAAAGCAGTGGTGGAGAATCGGATCGAAAATGAAAAAGAACGGCTGAAGGAGTGGATCATCCGTGAACACGACGCGTAA
- a CDS encoding biotin--[acetyl-CoA-carboxylase] ligase, whose amino-acid sequence MNTTRNRLIRILQEHRTSYVSGQYLSEQLGISRAAVWKHMKALEADGYAIDAIPRKGYQVRQSPDKLSKNTLNWQLDTKWIGRKIIFEEQLESTQILAKSLADQGAVHGTVVIADQQTGGKGTKGRSWHSPAGTGIWMSLIIRPEFGPREAAQLTLAAAVAIARAFRKNGIDAAIKWPNDIYLGGKKLAGILTEMQAEQDYIQHIVLGIGININQTATEIAPDIRHKATSLRIETDKEWNRQELVHLIWKEFEEVYSLYTKRGFQVIRDEWMQYALRLGHRVKATAPSAVFEAVFKGIGEDGELLLENDDGSLERLFSAELEWKEE is encoded by the coding sequence GTGAACACGACGCGTAATCGGCTCATCAGAATCCTTCAGGAACATAGGACTTCGTATGTCTCCGGTCAGTACTTATCCGAACAGCTTGGCATATCCAGGGCTGCTGTATGGAAGCATATGAAAGCATTGGAGGCGGATGGATATGCGATAGATGCCATCCCGCGCAAGGGCTACCAGGTACGGCAATCACCAGATAAGCTAAGTAAAAATACGCTTAACTGGCAGCTTGATACCAAATGGATCGGTCGCAAGATCATATTTGAAGAACAGCTTGAATCGACTCAAATCCTGGCAAAATCATTGGCCGATCAAGGTGCAGTCCATGGTACGGTTGTGATAGCCGACCAACAGACCGGCGGTAAGGGTACGAAGGGGCGCAGCTGGCATTCTCCTGCAGGTACCGGCATTTGGATGAGTTTGATCATCCGGCCGGAATTCGGACCGCGAGAGGCTGCACAGCTTACGCTGGCTGCTGCAGTGGCCATTGCGCGTGCATTCCGTAAGAATGGCATCGATGCGGCCATCAAATGGCCGAATGACATTTACCTGGGTGGTAAAAAGCTTGCCGGGATTTTGACTGAAATGCAGGCAGAGCAGGATTATATTCAGCATATCGTACTCGGTATCGGCATCAATATAAACCAGACCGCGACGGAAATTGCACCGGATATCCGGCATAAAGCAACTTCCTTGCGTATCGAAACGGATAAGGAATGGAACAGGCAGGAACTGGTTCATCTTATTTGGAAAGAGTTTGAGGAAGTCTATTCGCTCTATACAAAAAGAGGTTTTCAAGTCATCCGGGACGAATGGATGCAGTATGCGCTGCGTCTCGGACATCGAGTAAAAGCAACTGCCCCGTCCGCTGTGTTTGAAGCGGTTTTCAAAGGTATCGGGGAGGACGGCGAGCTTTTGTTGGAAAATGACGATGGCAGTCTAGAGAGACTGTTTTCTGCCGAATTGGAATGGAAAGAGGAGTAG
- the panB gene encoding 3-methyl-2-oxobutanoate hydroxymethyltransferase, producing MKTRLDFQKMKETNEKITMVTAYDYPTAKLAQQAGIDMLLVGDSLGMVVLGYDSTIPVTVEDMIHHGKAVTRGGNDTFVVVDMPFMTYHVSVEATVPQAKRIFQETGAQALKLEGADQVILDSIKALATGGIPVVGHLGLTPQSVHMLGGYKVQGKSEQTAKQLLEDARKVEAAGAIALVLECVPKQLAALITKEVSIPVIGIGAGVEVDGQVLVFHDLSRFGVDRLPKFAVSYADLNETVTNVFTTYRENVKHGIFPNDEQSFTMDEAALPKAGERQ from the coding sequence ATGAAAACGAGACTCGATTTTCAAAAAATGAAAGAAACTAATGAGAAGATCACCATGGTCACGGCTTATGATTACCCAACAGCAAAACTGGCGCAGCAGGCTGGCATCGACATGCTTTTAGTCGGGGATTCACTCGGAATGGTCGTCCTCGGCTATGATAGCACCATCCCTGTCACCGTCGAGGATATGATCCATCATGGAAAAGCCGTCACAAGAGGCGGAAATGATACGTTTGTCGTGGTGGATATGCCGTTTATGACCTATCACGTATCAGTGGAGGCGACTGTACCGCAAGCAAAACGTATCTTCCAGGAAACCGGGGCACAGGCTCTAAAGCTCGAAGGAGCTGATCAGGTCATCCTGGACAGCATAAAAGCACTGGCGACAGGAGGGATTCCTGTTGTCGGTCATCTTGGTTTGACACCTCAATCCGTTCACATGCTGGGCGGCTATAAAGTACAGGGAAAAAGCGAGCAGACGGCAAAACAGCTGCTTGAAGATGCACGAAAAGTGGAGGCTGCCGGCGCCATCGCACTTGTTTTGGAATGTGTCCCGAAACAATTGGCCGCACTCATAACGAAAGAGGTTTCCATTCCAGTCATCGGCATCGGTGCAGGAGTGGAGGTGGATGGACAAGTGCTTGTCTTCCATGATCTAAGCAGATTCGGTGTCGACCGTTTGCCGAAATTCGCCGTGAGCTATGCTGACTTGAACGAAACCGTCACGAACGTGTTCACCACTTATCGCGAAAATGTAAAACACGGTATCTTCCCGAATGACGAGCAGAGTTTTACAATGGACGAAGCAGCATTGCCGAAAGCAGGTGAACGGCAATGA
- the panC gene encoding pantoate--beta-alanine ligase — MKIITTLEALQQERKQLAKEQKSVGYVATMGFLHEGHQALMKRSKAENDITVLSIFVNPLQFGEGEDFDTYPRDAERDRLIAEQEGVDIVFMPEAAAMYPGNSTIKLQVTDRVDVLCGKSRPGHFDGVVTVLAKLFHLIQPDRAYFGLKDAQQVAVVQALVHDLNFPLEVVPVPTVREADGLAKSSRNVYLSEQERQAAPAIYRALQQAKQSIEDGEDDADKIVSAVKEFINSETNGRIDYVEILSYPALKPVSRIESRIIIAAAVFFDKARLIDNLVLEADGSVMDRF; from the coding sequence ATGAAGATCATTACGACATTAGAAGCGCTGCAGCAGGAGAGAAAGCAGCTTGCCAAAGAGCAGAAATCCGTGGGGTATGTAGCGACGATGGGCTTTTTGCATGAAGGCCATCAAGCCTTGATGAAACGCTCCAAGGCAGAAAATGATATCACTGTATTGAGTATATTCGTCAATCCGCTCCAATTCGGCGAAGGGGAGGATTTTGACACCTATCCGCGTGATGCCGAGCGTGATCGGCTAATCGCCGAACAGGAAGGCGTCGATATCGTCTTCATGCCCGAAGCTGCAGCCATGTATCCAGGGAATAGCACGATCAAGCTTCAAGTCACAGATCGTGTCGATGTGCTGTGCGGTAAATCCAGACCAGGTCATTTCGATGGTGTTGTCACCGTATTGGCGAAGCTTTTCCACTTGATCCAGCCGGATCGAGCGTACTTCGGGCTGAAGGATGCACAGCAAGTCGCAGTTGTCCAAGCATTGGTCCATGATCTTAATTTCCCGCTTGAAGTCGTGCCGGTGCCGACTGTCCGGGAAGCCGACGGATTAGCGAAAAGCAGCCGGAATGTTTATTTATCGGAGCAGGAGCGGCAAGCAGCACCAGCGATTTACCGTGCATTGCAGCAAGCGAAGCAAAGCATCGAAGACGGGGAGGATGATGCTGATAAAATCGTGTCTGCAGTAAAAGAATTTATAAACAGCGAGACAAATGGTAGAATAGACTACGTTGAAATTTTGTCTTATCCGGCACTGAAGCCAGTGAGCAGGATTGAATCACGTATCATCATCGCAGCGGCTGTCTTTTTCGATAAGGCGAGATTGATCGACAATTTGGTATTGGAAGCGGACGGATCTGTCATGGACCGTTTTTGA
- the panD gene encoding aspartate 1-decarboxylase has protein sequence MFRTMMKAKIHRARVTEANLNYVGSITIDTHILEQVGILPHEKVQIVNNNNGARLETYVIPGERHSGVICLNGAAARLVQRDDVVIIVSYAMLSDEELADFKPKIALMNEDNTVKEIIEEEPPLTVML, from the coding sequence ATGTTTCGCACAATGATGAAAGCGAAAATACATCGCGCCCGGGTCACGGAAGCGAACCTTAATTACGTTGGCAGTATAACGATAGACACGCACATACTCGAACAGGTAGGCATACTGCCTCATGAAAAAGTCCAAATCGTGAACAATAATAATGGAGCCCGTCTCGAAACATATGTGATTCCTGGTGAGCGGCATAGCGGTGTCATCTGCCTTAATGGGGCTGCTGCACGTCTTGTGCAAAGAGATGATGTAGTGATCATCGTTTCTTATGCCATGCTTTCCGATGAGGAACTGGCTGATTTCAAGCCGAAGATTGCCTTGATGAATGAAGATAACACAGTGAAAGAAATCATCGAGGAGGAACCGCCGCTTACAGTGATGTTGTAA